One Melanotaenia boesemani isolate fMelBoe1 chromosome 8, fMelBoe1.pri, whole genome shotgun sequence DNA segment encodes these proteins:
- the ppm1la gene encoding protein phosphatase 1L isoform X1 has product MIGDTMTLLSLLGRIMRYFLLRPETLFLLCISLALWSYFFHTDEVKTIVKSSRDAVKMVKGKVAEMMQNDRLGGLSILDAEFSKTWEFKNNNVAVYSIQGRRDHMEDRFEVLTDITNKSHPSIFGIFDGHGGEAAADYVKAHLPESLKQQLQAFEREKRESAVSYANILEQRILAVDREMLDKLSANHDEAGTTCLMALLSDRELTVANVGDSRGVLCDKDGNAVALSHDHKPYQLKERKRIKRAGGFISFNGSWRVQGILAMSRSLGDYPLKNLNVVIPDPDIMTFDLDKLQPEFMILASDGLWDAFSNEEAVRFVRERLDEPHFGAKSIVLQSFYRGCPDNITVMVVKFKSGAGRSSKAGE; this is encoded by the exons ATGATAGGAGACACAATGACGCTCTTGTCTCTTCTGGGTCGGATCATGCGTTATTTTCTCCTCAGGCCGGAGACATTGTTTCTGTTGTGCATAAGCCTGGCGCTGTGGAGTTATTTCTTTCACACCGACGAGGTGAAAACCATCGTCAAGTCCAGTAGGGATGCCGTGAAGATGGTGAAGGGGAAAGTCGCGGAGATGATGCAGAATGACCGGCTGGGAGGCCTCAGTATCCTGGATGCAGAGTTCTCCAAGACCTGGGAGTTCAAGAACAACAACGTAGCCGTGTATTCCATACAGGGGAGGAGAGACCACATGGAGGACCGATTCGAGGTGCTCACCGACATCACAAACAAGAGCCACCCGTCCATATTCGGGATATTCGACGGTCATGGTGGAGAG GCTGCAGCTGACTATGTGAAGGCCCACCTGCCCGAGTCtctgaagcagcagctgcaggcttttgagagagagaagagagagagcgCTGTCTCCTATGCCAACATCCTCGAACAGCGCATCCTGGCTGTGGACCGTGAGATGCTGGATAAGCTCTCTGCCAACCATGATGAAGCAG GAACAACATGCCTGATGGCGCTGCTTTCAGATAGAGAGCTTACAGTGGCCAATGTTGGAGACTCAAGAGGTGTATTGTGTGACAAAGATGGGAATGCTGTTGCACTATCGCATGACCACAAGCCTTATCAGCTTAAAGAGCGCAAGAGGATCAAGAGGGCAG GCGGCTTCATCAGTTTTAATGGCTCCTGGAGAGTTCAGGGTATCCTTGCTATGTCCCGCTCCTTGGGCGACTACCCTCTTAAAAACCTCAATGTAGTCATTCCTGATCCTGACATAATGACCTTTGACCTGGACAAGCTACAGCCAGAATTCATGATCCTGGCATCTGATGGCCTGTGGGATGCCTTCAGTAATGAGGAGGCAGTACGATTTGTCCGCGAGCGTCTGGATGAGCCCCACTTTGGAGCCAAGAGCATTGTCCTCCAGTCTTTCTACCGAGGCTGCCCTGACAACATTACTGTCATGGTGGTGAAGTTTAAAAGCGGAGCTGGGAGGAGCAGCAAAGCGGGCGAGTAG
- the ppm1la gene encoding protein phosphatase 1L isoform X3: MLDKLSANHDEAGTTCLMALLSDRELTVANVGDSRGVLCDKDGNAVALSHDHKPYQLKERKRIKRAGGFISFNGSWRVQGILAMSRSLGDYPLKNLNVVIPDPDIMTFDLDKLQPEFMILASDGLWDAFSNEEAVRFVRERLDEPHFGAKSIVLQSFYRGCPDNITVMVVKFKSGAGRSSKAGE; the protein is encoded by the exons ATGCTGGATAAGCTCTCTGCCAACCATGATGAAGCAG GAACAACATGCCTGATGGCGCTGCTTTCAGATAGAGAGCTTACAGTGGCCAATGTTGGAGACTCAAGAGGTGTATTGTGTGACAAAGATGGGAATGCTGTTGCACTATCGCATGACCACAAGCCTTATCAGCTTAAAGAGCGCAAGAGGATCAAGAGGGCAG GCGGCTTCATCAGTTTTAATGGCTCCTGGAGAGTTCAGGGTATCCTTGCTATGTCCCGCTCCTTGGGCGACTACCCTCTTAAAAACCTCAATGTAGTCATTCCTGATCCTGACATAATGACCTTTGACCTGGACAAGCTACAGCCAGAATTCATGATCCTGGCATCTGATGGCCTGTGGGATGCCTTCAGTAATGAGGAGGCAGTACGATTTGTCCGCGAGCGTCTGGATGAGCCCCACTTTGGAGCCAAGAGCATTGTCCTCCAGTCTTTCTACCGAGGCTGCCCTGACAACATTACTGTCATGGTGGTGAAGTTTAAAAGCGGAGCTGGGAGGAGCAGCAAAGCGGGCGAGTAG
- the LOC121644161 gene encoding inner ear-specific collagen-like — translation MPSTHLVILTALFIALIVVLTSGARTTQWPKPKSTNKPPRAGSSGGGEFGQTAPTSSSSNSLHTEETTDFMLDAYSLSSTDSSTYHSNTYPTEFPVDAVVPPGNTHGNYSLDYNECFFNFCECCPPERGPVGPKGERGPPGLPGERGPPGLPGVKGETGPTGFPGLAGLPGANGLNGDIGEKGGQGPMGLPGPPGIPGKHGEKGDLGPRGEKGDRGFNGMKGDPGEKGEPGLNGTKGSTGSMGFPGLAGEKGQKGEQGLKGECLQGDKGQKGDVGEHGPLGPKGEIGPPGASGTDGLKGERGTPGVKGDIGKRGPPGARGMTGLKGERGPKGGRGLRGPKGEPGESVEQVRSAFSVGLFPSRSFPPPGLPVKFDKVFYNGEGHWDSALHKYNATYSGVYLFTYHITVRNRPVRAALVVNGMRKLRTRDSLYGQDIDQASNLALLHLSEGDQVWLETLRDWNGIYSSSEDDSTFSGFLLYPDSINKASAMENM, via the exons ATGCCATCCACTCACCTCGTCATTCTGACCGCTCTCTTCATAGCCCTGATAGTTGTGCTGACCTCTGGTGCCAGAACCACACAGTGGCCCAAACCTAAGAGCACAAACAAGCCACCTAGAGCTGGGAGCAGTGGGGGAGGAGAATTTGGACAGACTGCCCCAACTTCCTCATCTTCCAACAGCTTGCACACAGAAGAAACTACTGACTTTATGTTGGATGCATACTCTCTCTCTTCAACAGACAGCAGCACCTATCACAGCAACACTTACCCAACTGAATTTCCTGTTGACGCTGTAGTCCCACCTGGGAACACCCACGGAAACTATTCTCTTGATTACAATGAATGCTTCTTCAACTTTTGTGAGTGCTGCCCACCAGAGAGAGGCCCCGTAGGGCCCAAAGGAGAGAGAGGACCACCAGGACTACCAGGAGAGAGGGGCCCTCCTG gtttGCCAGGAGTGAAGGGAGAAACTGGGCCGACAGGATTTCCAGGACTAGCAGGATTACCAGGAGCCAATGGACTCAATGGTGACATAG GTGAAAAAGGTGGTCAAGGGCCAATGGGTCTGCCTGGTCCCCCAGGGATTCCAGGGAAACATGGAGAAAAAG GTGATCTGGGCCCTAGGGGAGAGAAAGGTGATCGTGGTTTCAATGGGATGAAAGGGGACCCGGGAGAAAAAGGAGAGCCTGGCTTGAATGGGACCAAAGGCAGCACTGGATCCATGGGTTTCCCAGGGCTGGCTGGGGAAAAGGGTCAGAAGGGTGAACAAGGGCTCAAAGGCGAGTGTTTACAGGGTGATAAAGGACAGAAAGGTGATGTGGGAGAGCATGGGCCCCTTGGTCCAAAAGGTGAGATAGGCCCTCCAGGAGCAAGTGGAACTGATGGTTTAAAGGGAGAAAGGGGGACTCCAGGAGTGAAGGGAGATATTGGGAAAAGAGGGCCACCAGGGGCAAGGGGTATGACAGGGTTGAAGGGTGAGAGGGGGCCTAAGGGTGGGCGTGGGCTGCGGGGCCCTAAAGGCGAACCAGGTGAGAGTGTGGAGCAGGTTCGCTCTGCCTTTAGTGTGGGATTGTTCCCCAGCAGGTCGTTCCCTCCACCTGGCCTGCCCGTGAAGTTTGATAAGGTGTTTTATAATGGGGAGGGGCATTGGGACTCAGCACTCCATAAGTACAATGCCACATACTCAGGAGTCTACTTATTCACTTATCACATCACTGTTCGCAACCGACCTGTGCGCGCTGCCCTGGTGGTTAATGGGATGCGGAAGCTGCGGACAAGAGATTCCCTGTATGGCCAGGACATTGATCAAGCATCCAATCTTGCACTGCTGCATCTGAGTGAGGGTGATCAGGTGTGGTTGGAAACACTAAGAGACTGGAATGGAATTTACTCCAGCAGTGAGGATGATAGTACTTTCTCTGGCTTCCTGCTTTACCCAGACTCAATAAACAAAGCTAGTGCTATGGAAAACATGTAA
- the ppm1la gene encoding protein phosphatase 1L isoform X2, whose translation MSSLQLPETLFLLCISLALWSYFFHTDEVKTIVKSSRDAVKMVKGKVAEMMQNDRLGGLSILDAEFSKTWEFKNNNVAVYSIQGRRDHMEDRFEVLTDITNKSHPSIFGIFDGHGGEAAADYVKAHLPESLKQQLQAFEREKRESAVSYANILEQRILAVDREMLDKLSANHDEAGTTCLMALLSDRELTVANVGDSRGVLCDKDGNAVALSHDHKPYQLKERKRIKRAGGFISFNGSWRVQGILAMSRSLGDYPLKNLNVVIPDPDIMTFDLDKLQPEFMILASDGLWDAFSNEEAVRFVRERLDEPHFGAKSIVLQSFYRGCPDNITVMVVKFKSGAGRSSKAGE comes from the exons ATGTCATCACTCCAGTT GCCGGAGACATTGTTTCTGTTGTGCATAAGCCTGGCGCTGTGGAGTTATTTCTTTCACACCGACGAGGTGAAAACCATCGTCAAGTCCAGTAGGGATGCCGTGAAGATGGTGAAGGGGAAAGTCGCGGAGATGATGCAGAATGACCGGCTGGGAGGCCTCAGTATCCTGGATGCAGAGTTCTCCAAGACCTGGGAGTTCAAGAACAACAACGTAGCCGTGTATTCCATACAGGGGAGGAGAGACCACATGGAGGACCGATTCGAGGTGCTCACCGACATCACAAACAAGAGCCACCCGTCCATATTCGGGATATTCGACGGTCATGGTGGAGAG GCTGCAGCTGACTATGTGAAGGCCCACCTGCCCGAGTCtctgaagcagcagctgcaggcttttgagagagagaagagagagagcgCTGTCTCCTATGCCAACATCCTCGAACAGCGCATCCTGGCTGTGGACCGTGAGATGCTGGATAAGCTCTCTGCCAACCATGATGAAGCAG GAACAACATGCCTGATGGCGCTGCTTTCAGATAGAGAGCTTACAGTGGCCAATGTTGGAGACTCAAGAGGTGTATTGTGTGACAAAGATGGGAATGCTGTTGCACTATCGCATGACCACAAGCCTTATCAGCTTAAAGAGCGCAAGAGGATCAAGAGGGCAG GCGGCTTCATCAGTTTTAATGGCTCCTGGAGAGTTCAGGGTATCCTTGCTATGTCCCGCTCCTTGGGCGACTACCCTCTTAAAAACCTCAATGTAGTCATTCCTGATCCTGACATAATGACCTTTGACCTGGACAAGCTACAGCCAGAATTCATGATCCTGGCATCTGATGGCCTGTGGGATGCCTTCAGTAATGAGGAGGCAGTACGATTTGTCCGCGAGCGTCTGGATGAGCCCCACTTTGGAGCCAAGAGCATTGTCCTCCAGTCTTTCTACCGAGGCTGCCCTGACAACATTACTGTCATGGTGGTGAAGTTTAAAAGCGGAGCTGGGAGGAGCAGCAAAGCGGGCGAGTAG